In Melitaea cinxia chromosome 11, ilMelCinx1.1, whole genome shotgun sequence, a genomic segment contains:
- the LOC123657798 gene encoding DNA-directed RNA polymerase I subunit RPA12: MAETGQFKSSTAFCAKCGSILPLLQEFGSVKCYACKAVYDPESFNKIKFNYTIHFNTVSVINNDKILNMDNPEGPVVERKCPKCGNDRMSYATLQLRSADEGQTVFYTCVNCKYKETENS; the protein is encoded by the exons ATGGCAGAGACTGGTCAATTTAAAAGTAGTACAGCATTTTGTGCTAAATGTGGTTCTATACTGCCTTTGCTACAAGAATTTGGATCTGTGAAATGCTATGCCTGTAAAGCGGTTTACGACCCGGAAA gttttaataagataaagttcaattacacaatacattttaatacagTCTCTgtgataaataatgataaaattttaaatatggatAACCCTGAAGGTCCAGTTGTGGAGCGGAAGTGCCCTAAGTGTGGTAACGATAGAATGTCTTATGCAACGTTACAGCTGAGGTCGGCTGATGAAGGACAAACGGTCTTCTATACATGTGTTAATTGCAA GTACAAAGAGACTGAAAATTCATAA